Proteins from one Malania oleifera isolate guangnan ecotype guangnan chromosome 4, ASM2987363v1, whole genome shotgun sequence genomic window:
- the LOC131153036 gene encoding uncharacterized protein LOC131153036, whose translation MVISWLINSMHADVYGSVMYCKTAREMWLELQNVFSQGNGPKIYNLQKELCYITQNQMSAIEYFTKFKRLWDQLLNLEPLPECTCGANKTFSNNHDKVYVMRFLMGLNENFETIRTQILMYEPLPSINKVYALVLQEESHKNAGHGGSYAAKPDTMAMYANSRGSSSGNSGWNKENSKKEKPMCTHCNMLGHTIDKCFKLHGYPPGYKSKWKSSANQVSCPQGTVIENFFQSQIQCPITKTQCEQLLAFLNTGSISNDNHHVANASVCNGLSRLTSGSAGVHGAAAMTINSSQPQAHNKYLETISGPCLLEHDWSG comes from the exons ATGGTAATTTCTTGGTTGATTAATTCTATGCACGCAGATGTATACGGCAGTGTGATGTATTGTAAAACTGCTAGAGAAATGTGGCTGGAATTGCAAAATGTTTTTTCTCAAGGCAATGGTCCCAAAATATATAACCTTCAAAAGGAACTTTGTTATATTACTCAAAATCAGATGTCAGCAATTGAGTACTTCACAAAGTTCAAAAGGTTATGGGATCAATTGCTAAATCTTGAACCATTACCGGAGTGCACATGTGGTGCAAATAAAACGTTCAGTAATAATCATGATAAAGTCTATGTCATGAGGTTTCTTATGGGattgaatgaaaattttgaaaccattAGGACTCAAATTCTAATGTATGAACCTCTTCCTTCAATAAACAAGGTTTATGCATTAGTTCTTCAAGAGGAGTCTCACAAGAATGCTGGACATGGAGGTTCCTATGCTGCTAAACCAGATACTATGGCAATGTATGCAAATTCAAGGGGAAGTAGTTCTGGTAATTCAGGATGGAATAAGGAAAACAGCAAGAAAGAAAAACCTATGTGTACTCATTGTAATATGCTTGGGCATACTATTGATAAGTGTTTCAAACTACACGGATATCCACCTGGTTATAAGTCAAAATGGAAATCAAGTGCAAATCAAGTTTCTTGTCCTCAAGGAACTGTGATTGAGAATTTTTTTCAAAGCCAGATTCAATGTCCCATCACCAAGACTCAATGTGAGCAGTTGTTGGCTTTTCTCAATACAGGATCAATTTCTAATGACAATCATCATGTTGCTAATGCAAGTGTTTGTAATGGTTTGTCTAGATTGACCTCTGGATCTGCTGGTGTTCATGGTGCTGCTGCTATGACAATAAATTCTTCCCAGCCTCAAGCACATAATAAATATCTTGAAACCATATCAG GACCTTGCTTATTGGAGCACGATTGGTCTGGGTAA
- the LOC131153035 gene encoding superoxide dismutase [Cu-Zn] 4A isoform X1 — MAKAVAVLCSNEGVGGVVNFTQEGDGPTTVTGCVSGLKPGLHGFHVHALGDTTNGCMSTGPHFNPAAKEHGAPEDENRHAGDLGNITAGPDGTAKFTITDSQIPLVGPNSIVGRAVVVHVDPDDLGKGGHELSKSTGNAGGRIACGKLAWLKKWERGSGQYSQKGI, encoded by the exons ATGGCGAAGGCAGTAGCTGTTCTTTGCAGCAATGAGGGTGTCGGTGGAGTTGTCAACTTCACCCAAGAAGGAGATG GTCCTACTACGGTAACCGGATGCGTATCTGGTCTTAAGCCTGGGCTTCATGGTTTCCATGTCCATGCCCTTGGGGACACAACAAATGGCTGCATGTCTACTG gGCCACATTTCAATCCTGCTGCCAAGGAGCATGGTGCTCCTGAGGATGAGAATCGTCACGCTGGTGACCTGGGAAATATTACTGCTGGCCCTGATG GTACTGCTAAGTTCACAATCACTGACAGCCAA ATTCCACTTGTTGGACCAAACTCCATTGTTGGTAGGGCGGTTGTTGTCCATGTAGATCCTGATGACCTTGGGAAGg GGGGGCATGAGCTTAGCAAAAGCACTGGAAATGCTGGTGGCAGAATAGCCTGTGGTAAGCTAGCTTGGCTTAAGAAATGGGAAAGGGGAAGTGGACAATATTCTCAGAAAGGAATTTGA
- the LOC131153035 gene encoding superoxide dismutase [Cu-Zn] 4A isoform X2 translates to MAKAVAVLCSNEGVGGVVNFTQEGDGPTTVTGCVSGLKPGLHGFHVHALGDTTNGCMSTGPHFNPAAKEHGAPEDENRHAGDLGNITAGPDGTAKFTITDSQIPLVGPNSIVGRAVVVHVDPDDLGKGGHELSKSTGNAGGRIACGVIGLQG, encoded by the exons ATGGCGAAGGCAGTAGCTGTTCTTTGCAGCAATGAGGGTGTCGGTGGAGTTGTCAACTTCACCCAAGAAGGAGATG GTCCTACTACGGTAACCGGATGCGTATCTGGTCTTAAGCCTGGGCTTCATGGTTTCCATGTCCATGCCCTTGGGGACACAACAAATGGCTGCATGTCTACTG gGCCACATTTCAATCCTGCTGCCAAGGAGCATGGTGCTCCTGAGGATGAGAATCGTCACGCTGGTGACCTGGGAAATATTACTGCTGGCCCTGATG GTACTGCTAAGTTCACAATCACTGACAGCCAA ATTCCACTTGTTGGACCAAACTCCATTGTTGGTAGGGCGGTTGTTGTCCATGTAGATCCTGATGACCTTGGGAAGg GGGGGCATGAGCTTAGCAAAAGCACTGGAAATGCTGGTGGCAGAATAGCCTGTG GTGTTATCGGACTGCAAGGTTAA